A region of Alteromonadaceae bacterium 2753L.S.0a.02 DNA encodes the following proteins:
- a CDS encoding late competence development protein ComFB codes for MLLRSRKQVGPVISAQDSVHNYYEHLVIDQLLRSNDRAKTDAEFMADVTCVALNRLPPRYVRHDVDMTFFLSPAEMEEMHNKVALAVNDAVAYVEQRELEKFGSQTSSSDPEQLPPGTGI; via the coding sequence ATGCTGCTTAGATCCCGCAAACAGGTAGGCCCGGTAATCTCCGCCCAAGACAGTGTGCACAACTATTACGAGCATTTGGTGATTGATCAACTGCTGCGCTCCAATGATCGCGCCAAGACTGATGCCGAATTTATGGCAGACGTCACTTGTGTTGCGCTTAATCGACTCCCGCCGCGCTATGTCCGTCACGATGTCGATATGACATTCTTTTTGTCGCCAGCAGAAATGGAAGAAATGCACAATAAGGTCGCGCTCGCGGTGAACGACGCAGTGGCTTATGTTGAGCAGCGCGAACTTGAAAAATTCGGCTCCCAAACCTCCAGCAGTGATCCTGAACAACTACCACCAGGAACAGGTATCTAA
- a CDS encoding glutamine cyclotransferase, protein MLSKIKFLISLAVLLPALVYATPEKLQYKILSKQDHDERLFTQGFVMHAGDLFESSGLYGKSFLRRYNPDNGKIVSERELPAEIFAEGLSYFNDRLYLLTWRHGILFILDPETLKVKHTQKYRGEGWGITHNNEHFFTSDGSSFITVRDPNSFEKLNTLQVVSGTQAINWINELEFARGFIWANRWQSHMIYRVDPASGEVTGELDLSALVPTQYQNSHERVLNGIAYVSDKDAFWVTGKNWPVRYLLQISSSQPQPR, encoded by the coding sequence ATGCTCAGCAAAATAAAATTTCTAATCTCCTTGGCAGTCTTGCTTCCTGCGCTGGTATACGCAACACCGGAAAAACTGCAATACAAAATTTTATCGAAACAGGATCATGACGAACGCCTGTTCACTCAGGGTTTTGTGATGCATGCGGGCGACCTCTTCGAATCCAGTGGACTGTATGGCAAATCGTTTTTGCGGCGCTACAACCCCGACAACGGCAAAATAGTGTCTGAACGGGAATTGCCTGCGGAGATATTTGCAGAAGGCCTAAGTTATTTTAACGACAGGCTCTATTTACTCACTTGGCGCCACGGCATTTTATTTATACTCGACCCAGAAACGCTCAAAGTAAAACACACACAGAAATATCGCGGTGAGGGCTGGGGAATCACCCATAACAACGAGCATTTCTTTACCAGTGATGGCTCGAGTTTTATCACCGTTCGCGATCCCAACAGTTTCGAAAAGCTGAACACTCTTCAGGTGGTTTCAGGTACCCAGGCAATAAATTGGATAAACGAGTTGGAGTTTGCCCGTGGCTTTATTTGGGCAAACCGCTGGCAAAGCCACATGATTTATCGTGTCGATCCAGCGAGCGGAGAGGTTACCGGTGAGCTCGATCTATCTGCTTTGGTCCCCACGCAATACCAAAATTCTCACGAAAGGGTGCTTAATGGGATAGCCTATGTCAGCGATAAAGACGCCTTCTGGGTAACCGGTAAAAACTGGCCCGTGCGCTATCTCCTTCAAATCAGTAGCTCGCAACCGCAG